A part of Brassica rapa cultivar Chiifu-401-42 chromosome A05, CAAS_Brap_v3.01, whole genome shotgun sequence genomic DNA contains:
- the LOC103869314 gene encoding protein FATTY ACID EXPORT 6: MHDFCFTIPYGMLLIGGGFIGYMKKGSITSFAGGAVAGLLLILAGYLSLKAFEKKKNSSIAVVLQTVISAALTLVMGQRYLLTQKVMPAGLVAGISALMTCFYVYKIATGGNKISSKTE, translated from the exons ATGCATGATTTCTGCTTCACAATACCCTATGGGATGCTCCTAATCGGCGGTGGGTTCATCGGATACATGAAGAAAGGAAGCATTACATCTTTCGCCGGAGGTGCAGTCGCTGGCTTACTACTCATCCTCGCTGGATATCTCAGTCTCAAAGCTttcgagaagaagaaaaattctTCCATCGCTGTtgttcttcagacag TAATCTCAGCAGCACTCACACTAGTCATGGGACAGCGTTACTTGCTCACTCAAAAGGTTATGCCGGCTGGTCTAGTTGCTGGCATCAG TGCTCTCATGACCTGTTTTTACGTATACAAGATCGCTACTGGTGGCAATAAGATCTCATCAAAAACTGAATGA
- the LOC103869315 gene encoding glycerophosphodiester phosphodiesterase GDPDL5, with product MAFPRMVFLFLINFFILQTASSSSWQTLHGKPPVVVARGGFSGLLPDSSENAYKMVKLTTSPDVTLWCDLQLTKDGAGICFPNLNLDNASNVKDVYPNHKEWLSVGFTWKELSTVTLEQGVFSRLQIFDDVSNILRIEEVAKLGTSGLWLNIQHSDFYTQHNLSMRNFVLSISSHMKINFISSPDISFLKSVKKDVKPTKTKLIFRFLSQDQIDPFTNQSYASLAKNLTFIKTFSSGILVPKSYIWPVSSDLYLQPHTSLVTDAHRQGLQVFASEFANDAVSAYNYSYDPTNEYLYFIDNGNFSVDGFLSDFPLTPYRAINCFSHLDKKKATKQANITIISKDGASGDFSGGTDLAYEKAVRDGVDFIDCNVQMSKDKIPFCMSSIDLMNSTNVIYTSFRNLSSTVSEIQQGSGIFTFSLTMSEIQTLKPIISNPHRVYGLFRNPRNKNLGKFLTLSEFLLLPNRYSSLSGSLIKIEYAAYLATHQGISIVDAVLYELKRATSQVLIQSTDKAVLIEFKEKGKMTNEELVYAVDEDIHDVADSAIKDIKSFAGSIVISKKSVVPYSEGIARLEKETDIVPRLRSSGLRVYVETFSNEFITQPYDFFSDPTVEIDYFVRGDPEVDGIITDFPATTSRYTKNPCYSKMEQIRTGELVSLANREMLSPAEAPYPQLLDSNVTEPPLPEVRIQPPAPAPAKEDVKSKAKAVQVSSTVRAMVVLVSIFIIV from the exons ATGGCGTTCCCTAGGATGGTTTTTCTGTTTCTGATCAACTTTTTCATTTTGCAGACTGCTTCATCAAGCTCTTGGCAGACATTGCATG GGAAACCTCCTGTTGTGGTTGCTAGAGGAGGGTTCTCTGGTTTGCTTCCAGATTCTAGTGAAAATGCATATAAGATGGTGAAGTTGACAACTTCTCCAGACGTAACACTATGGTGTGACCTTCAGCTAACAAAGGACGGTGCCGGAATCTGCTTCCCAAACCTGAATCTTGATAACGCTTCTAATGTCAAGGACGTTTACCCAAATCACAAAGAATGGCTTTCTGTTGGTTTCACATGGAAGGAACTCTCTACTGTGACTT TGGAACAGGGTGTTTTCTCAAGACTACAAATCTTCGATGATGTTTCCAATATATTGCGTATTGAAGAAGTAGCAAAACTAGGGACTTCAGGCCTTTGGTTAAACATTCAG CACAGTGATTTCTACACGCAACACAATTTAAGCATGAGAAACTTTGTTCTGTCTATATCAAGCCACATGAAAATCAACTTCATATCTTCTCCTGACATCAGTTTCCTGAAGAGCGTGAAAAAAGATGTCAAACCAACTAAGACAAAGCTCATCTTTAGGTTTTTGAGTCAAGACCAGATAGATCCCTTCACCAACCAATCTTACGCCTCTCTTGCCAAGAACCTAACCTTTATAAAAACTTTTTCATCTGGCATTCTTGTCCCAAAATCTTACATATGGCCTGTAAGTTCAGATCTTTACCTGCAACCCCACACGTCGCTTGTCACTGATGCTCATAGACAAGGCTTGCAAGTCTTCGCCTCAGAGTTTGCCAATGATGCCGTATCTGCTTATAACTACAGCTATGATCCAACGAATGAGTATTTATATTTCATTGACAATGGAAACTTCTCTGTTGATGGTTTCTTATCAGACTTCCCTCTGACTCCTTATAGAGCCATCA ATTGCTTCTCTCATTTAGACAAGAAAAAAGCTACAAAGCAAG CTAATATAACTATTATCTCCAAGGATGGGGCTAGTGGAGACTTCTCTGGCGGTACTGACTTGGCATATGAGAAAGCTGTTAGAGACGGCGTTGACTTTATTGATTGCAATGTCCAGATGTCCAAGGATAAGATCCCGTTTTGCATGAGCTCCATAGATCTTATGAACAGCACTAATGTCATTTACACAAGCTTCAGAAACCTGTCGTCAACAGTTTCAGAGATTCAGCAGGGAAGTGGAATCTTCACTTTCAGCCTGACAATGTCTGAGATACAAACCTTGAAGC CTATCATTTCTAATCCTCATAGGGTGTATGGTTTATTCAGAAACCCAAGAAACAAGAACCTTGGAAAGTTTCTTACATTATCTGAGTTCTTGTTACTTCCAAACCGTTACAGCTCTCTCTCAGGCAGCTTGATAAAAATAGAG TATGCAGCATATCTAGCAACACATCAAGGAATCAGCATAGTTGATGCTGTACTATATGAGTTGAAGAGAGCTACTAGTCAAGTATTGATCCAGTCTACTGATAAGGCTGTGTTGATAGAGTTCAAGGAGAAGGGGAAGATGACTAACGAAGAGCTGGTCTATGCAGTCGATGAAGACATCCATGATGTCGCAGATTCCGCAATCAAAGACATCAAGAGTTTTGCAGGCTCCATTGTCATCAGTAAGAAGTCAGTTGTTCCCTACAGCGAAGGGATAGCCAGGCTTGAAAAGGAAACAGATATTGTCCCAAGGCTCAGATCAAGCGGTCTTCGTGTGTACGTTGAGACGTTTAGCAACGAGTTTATAACTCAGCCGTATGACTTTTTCTCTGATCCAACTGTGGAGATAGACTACTTTGTCCGAGGAGATCCTGAGGTTGATGGCATCATTACTGACTTCCCAGCGACCACTTCAAGATACACAA AGAACCCATGCTACAGCAAAATGGAGCAGATAAGAACCGGAGAGCTCGTATCTTTGGCTAATCGAGAGATGCTTTCACCAGCAGAAGCTCCATATCCACAACTACTTGACTCAAATGTCACGGAACCACCTCTGCCTGAAGTAAGAATCCAGCCTCCTGCACCTGCACCAGCAAAGGAAGATGTGAAGTCAAAGGCAAAAGCAGTACAAGTTTCCTCTACGGTTAGAGCCATGGTGGTTCTTGTGAGCATCTTTATCATAGTTTAG